CGACGGGACCCTCCTGGCGGAGCGCGGCGCGGTGGATCCCGAGGTCGCACGGCAGATGGCGGCGGGTGTACGGCAGCTGCTGGGAGCCGGCTGGGGGATCGCGACCACCGGAGTGGCGGGCCCTGAACCGCAGGACGGGCAGCCCGTGGGGACGGTCTATGTGGCTGTCGCGGGGCCGGACGGTGCGGGGAAAGTTGCCGCTCTGCGGTTGAACGGTGACCGGGCGGACATTCGTAGAGAGAGTGTACGGAGCGTGCTTGAGCTGCTCTCCGGCGAACTGCACGAGAATGCGCGGACACAGGATACGGAACAGAACGGGGGGACTTGATGTTTGCAGCCCTGAGTGAACACGACATCGCTCCCCGCACGGCCGCGGCACGAGGCGGTACGGTGGGGCGTGAAGGATGCGGCTACGCGGTCCGAGGAGGGAGCCACCGATGATTCTGCTCCGTCGCCTGTTGGGTGACGTGCTGCGTCGGCAGCGCCAGCGCCAGGGCCGTACTCTGCGCGAAGTCTCCTCGTCCGCCCGAGTTTCGCTCGGCTATCTCTCCGAGGTGGAGCGGGGGCAGAAGGAGGCTTCCTCTGAGCTGCTTTCCGCGATCTGCGACGCGCTTGACGTACGGATGTCCGAGCTCATGCGCGAAGTGAGCGACGAGCTGTCGCTGGCCGAGCTGGCCGAGTCGGCAGCGGCGAGTGATGCGGTGCCTGCGCCAGTACGTCCGATGCTCAATTCCGTCTCCGTGACGTCGGTGGCGGGTGTGCCGACGGAGCGGGTGACCATCAAGGCGCCTGCGGAGGCGGTCGACGTCGTCGCCGCCTGATCCGTACGGCTGGATACGGCTTGTTTGCAACTGAGCCCCGGTCGGAGCCCCTGTGGCCGACCGGGGCTCAGTTATGCCTGGATATCTGAGATGGTGCGTTTGTGCCATGGTGGACGGGCGGTACACCGGAACCGAACCGAGTGGAGGCCATGGATGTCTGTCGTGAAGAGCCCCCTGTCCGAGGCGGACCTCAAGTCGGTCGGCGATGCGCTGCGAGGCGCGCTCGTGGATCTGGTGGATCTCTCGCTGGTGGCGAAGCAGGTCCACTGGAATGTGGTCGGCCCTCGCTTCAGGTCCGTACATCTGCAGCTCGACGAGGTCGTGGACACGGCGCGGCTGCACTCCGACACGGTGGCGGAGCGCGCGTCGGCGATCGGGGTGACGCCGGACGGGCGGGCCGCGACGGTGGCGGCGCAGAGCGCGATCGGGGCGGTACCGGACGGCTGGGTCAAGGACACGGACGCCGTACAGATCCTGGTGGAAGCGCTCGGCGCGGTGATCGGACGGATGCGGGAGCGGATCGAGGTGACCGGAGGTCCGGATCCGGTGAGCCAGGATGTGCTGATCGGGCTCACGGCCGACCTGGAGAAGCACGCGTGGATGTTCCAGGCGGAGAGCGCTTAGGAGTACTCGTTCGCCCCCGGTCTTCGTGGTCGGGGGCCATCGCTGTGCCGGCCTTGGCAGGCTGCCGGGGACCCTGCCCCGGTCTGCGGACTTCGGCTTCTCGTCGCACTGTGGGGATGGGACAAGCCGTTCCGTGCGCCGGATGTGCAACCCGTGCGCCCTCCCGGCGGGTGTTCGCGCCGGTCTAGCGTGAGCCGGAGGAGGCAGCCATGGCAGTACGCGGGGTGGTCCTCGTTCCGGTGGTCGCTCTTGGGCTCGTCGCCGGCGGGCTGTGGTGGTGGGCCGTGCTGCGGCTGGTCCTCGTGCCGGAGCAGGCGGGACTCGTCGAGGGGGCGGTGGCAGCGGGCGGCTGGGGGCTGAGCCTGCTGCCGGTGCATGTGACGGCTTCCAGCGCGATCACCAGGGCATCGCCACGCCGCCGTTCGGGCGCAGAATCTGGCCCGTCGTGAACGAGGACGCGTCGGACGCCAGGTGAAGGACCGTATGGGCGATGTCCTCAGGCTCGCCGACGCGGCGGAGCGGGGACATCCGGACCATCGCCGCCTCGGCCTGGTGCTGGAGCGCGGCGTCGTGGCGTTCGGTCATGGGGGTGCGGATCCAGCCGGGGGCGACGGCGTTGACACGGATGGAGTGCGGCCCGAGCTCGGTCGCGAGGGTCTTGGTGAGCTGGACGACTGCCGCTTTGGCCACGCTGTAGCAGAGCAGACCGGCATTGGCGGCGTCGACGGCGCCCGAGGCCATGGTGATGAGGGAGCCGCGGGTGCCGGCGGCGATCATCGCGCGGGCCGACTCCTGGCAGGCGTACAGGATCCCCTTGAAGTTGACCGCGAGTACGCGGTCGAGGTCCTCGTCCCGCGTCTCCAGGACCGGGCTGCTGTGCATGATCCCGGCGATGGCGGCCAGGATGTCCAGCCGGCCGGTGCTCGCGGTGTGGTCGATCGCGGACGCGAGCTGGGCGCGGTCGC
The Streptomyces lunaelactis genome window above contains:
- a CDS encoding Dps family protein; translation: MSVVKSPLSEADLKSVGDALRGALVDLVDLSLVAKQVHWNVVGPRFRSVHLQLDEVVDTARLHSDTVAERASAIGVTPDGRAATVAAQSAIGAVPDGWVKDTDAVQILVEALGAVIGRMRERIEVTGGPDPVSQDVLIGLTADLEKHAWMFQAESA
- a CDS encoding SDR family NAD(P)-dependent oxidoreductase, which codes for MALKAYDLTGRTAFVTGAASGIGRASAVLLAEAGATVHCADLDEKGLHDTRTLITDAGGSAYTHTLDVSDRAQLASAIDHTASTGRLDILAAIAGIMHSSPVLETRDEDLDRVLAVNFKGILYACQESARAMIAAGTRGSLITMASGAVDAANAGLLCYSVAKAAVVQLTKTLATELGPHSIRVNAVAPGWIRTPMTERHDAALQHQAEAAMVRMSPLRRVGEPEDIAHTVLHLASDASSFTTGQILRPNGGVAMPW
- a CDS encoding helix-turn-helix domain-containing protein, which produces MILLRRLLGDVLRRQRQRQGRTLREVSSSARVSLGYLSEVERGQKEASSELLSAICDALDVRMSELMREVSDELSLAELAESAAASDAVPAPVRPMLNSVSVTSVAGVPTERVTIKAPAEAVDVVAA
- a CDS encoding CinA family protein encodes the protein MKTAARVLALLAERGETLAVAESLTGGLVAAELTSVPGASESFRGSVTAYATTLKRDVLGVDGTLLAERGAVDPEVARQMAAGVRQLLGAGWGIATTGVAGPEPQDGQPVGTVYVAVAGPDGAGKVAALRLNGDRADIRRESVRSVLELLSGELHENARTQDTEQNGGT